The following proteins are co-located in the Paraburkholderia phytofirmans PsJN genome:
- a CDS encoding AraC family transcriptional regulator, producing MSGEPAPSLPRSQPFSPSHTLSSAQNKRGSDWIYRSPQTGGASGIERIEAFFHQAGYAMHRHDTYAIGRTLSGVQSFRYRGSTRNSLPGGTMVLHPDEPHDGQAGTGDGFHYRMIYVDPALFQQALGGKPLPFLEGGLSNDPRLFAATQSLLRAMDSAIDPLEQDSALYDLAVALDTVAGAPDTPRPVDYRASTLARDYLLASLDRAVTLDELAAAAGRDRWSLSRDFRALFGTSPHRYLTMRRLDLVRQLVLKGVSLADASAASGFADQSHMTRHFKHAWGVAPAQWLKMLGSPSAGAR from the coding sequence ATGAGCGGAGAACCGGCTCCGTCGCTGCCGCGTTCCCAGCCGTTTTCCCCTTCGCACACGCTGTCGTCTGCCCAGAACAAGCGCGGTTCCGACTGGATCTATCGCTCGCCGCAAACGGGCGGCGCGAGCGGCATCGAACGGATCGAGGCGTTCTTTCATCAGGCCGGCTACGCGATGCATCGCCACGATACTTATGCGATCGGCCGTACGCTGTCCGGCGTGCAGAGTTTTCGCTATCGCGGCAGCACCCGCAACAGCTTGCCGGGCGGCACGATGGTGCTGCATCCCGACGAACCGCACGACGGCCAGGCCGGCACCGGCGACGGTTTCCACTACCGCATGATCTATGTCGATCCGGCGTTGTTCCAGCAGGCGCTCGGCGGCAAGCCGCTGCCGTTTCTGGAAGGCGGGCTGTCGAACGATCCGCGCCTGTTCGCCGCCACGCAAAGCCTGCTGCGCGCGATGGACAGCGCTATCGATCCGCTCGAACAGGACAGCGCGCTCTACGATCTGGCCGTCGCGCTCGACACCGTGGCAGGCGCACCGGATACACCGCGTCCGGTGGATTACCGCGCGTCGACGCTGGCGCGAGACTACCTGCTGGCGTCGCTCGATCGCGCCGTCACGCTCGATGAACTCGCTGCCGCGGCGGGCCGCGACCGTTGGAGTCTGTCGCGGGATTTTCGCGCACTGTTCGGCACCAGCCCGCATCGCTATCTGACCATGCGGCGACTCGATCTCGTGCGGCAACTGGTGCTCAAGGGCGTGTCGCTCGCCGACGCCTCGGCGGCGAGCGGCTTCGCCGATCAGAGCCACATGACGCGGCACTTCAAGCACGCCTGGGGCGTCGCACCAGCGCAGTGGCTGAAGATGCTCGGCTCGCCTTCGGCCGGCGCGCGCTGA
- a CDS encoding DUF2795 domain-containing protein: protein MTASAIPGESIDLQISDLLSEVQFPTYKDALVDAAREAGASNEVLSMLDGLPEQDYADVASVTRYISGNFGPGLGG from the coding sequence ATGACCGCATCGGCTATTCCCGGCGAATCGATCGACCTGCAGATCAGCGATCTTCTGAGCGAAGTCCAGTTTCCGACCTACAAGGACGCGCTAGTCGACGCCGCGCGCGAAGCCGGCGCGAGCAACGAAGTACTGTCGATGCTCGACGGCCTGCCAGAACAGGATTACGCCGACGTGGCCTCCGTGACGCGCTACATCAGCGGCAATTTCGGCCCGGGGCTCGGCGGATGA
- a CDS encoding cupin domain-containing protein, with product MSDAQVTQRPYQAINFAQKLGLFNDQWQARVVAEMNDYQFKLVRIEGDFIWHEHADTDETFIVLEGQLRIDMRDGFVLISAGEMFVVPKGIEHKPYAEREVKLLLIEPRGVKNTGEEISERTAANDVWI from the coding sequence ATGTCCGACGCTCAGGTCACTCAACGGCCGTATCAGGCCATTAATTTCGCGCAGAAACTGGGGCTCTTCAACGACCAGTGGCAAGCACGCGTGGTCGCCGAAATGAACGACTATCAGTTCAAGCTCGTGCGAATCGAAGGGGACTTCATCTGGCACGAGCACGCCGACACCGATGAGACGTTCATCGTGCTGGAGGGGCAATTGCGCATCGACATGCGCGATGGTTTCGTGCTGATTTCAGCGGGGGAAATGTTCGTGGTGCCGAAGGGCATCGAGCACAAGCCGTACGCCGAACGTGAAGTGAAGCTGCTGCTGATCGAGCCGCGCGGCGTGAAGAATACCGGCGAGGAAATCAGCGAACGGACGGCGGCGAACGACGTCTGGATTTGA